A genomic stretch from Oncorhynchus tshawytscha isolate Ot180627B linkage group LG07, Otsh_v2.0, whole genome shotgun sequence includes:
- the LOC112253902 gene encoding NGFI-A-binding protein 1 isoform X1 — translation MAAALPRTLGELQLYRILQRANLLYYYEAFIQQGGDDVQQLCEAGEEEFLEIMALVGMASKPLHVRRLQKSLRDWVTNPTLFNQPLTSVPVCSIPVYKLPEGSPTPVGAERGGNNSARGETHVKVPKIIAATCLDPGKLEVARDRVSGGSPLQSGSEGRFWSGHSNDSEQSLSPSDRGSPSSPREGLEALDSAALQSVLECVDRITPALSKSDPAEVKEQLKTNKKLAKMISHIFDMSDDDPRRAEEVRKYSAIYGRFDSKRRDGKQLTLHELTVNEAAAQLCMRDVVLLTRRDELFGLARQISREVTYKYTYRTSKSRCGDRDEPSPKRIKTEENFFDIQEALQAIHMRQGILREQLACAKSKGEEIVGRNLQVQLDRLLARQMEILHDAAVQERLHALDWRIPAGALKYLSEAPGTNGTSVDKSTEHQGNDERPMNLRMPSKSVAEGELPLGKQLANELKRFHNNHNTDEAKAPATENGSSHQAANHTDRKTIKSEPEDST, via the exons ATGGCGGCAGCGTTGCCCAGAACTCTGGGGGAGCTGCAGCTCTACCGAATCCTCCAGAGGGCCAACCTGCTGTACTACTACGAGGCCTTCATCCAGCAGGGAGGAGATGACGTGCAGCAGCTCTGTGAGGCCGGGGAGGAGGAGTTCCTAGAGATTATGGCTCTGGTGGGCATGGCCAGCAAGCCCCTGCACGTCCGGAGGCTCCAGAAATCCCTGCGAGACTGGGTCACCAATCCAACGTTGTTTAATCAGCCCCTGACATCTGTACCGGTGTGTAGTATACCAGTCTATAAGTTACCCGAGGGGTCACCCACGCCAGTCGGCGCGGAGCGAGGGGGTAACAACAGCGCCCGTGGCGAGACCCATGTCAAGGTTCCCAAAATCATAGCTGCGACATGTCTGGATCCAGGAAAGCTGGAAGTGGCCAGGGACAGAGTGTCAGGGGGGTCTCCGCTGCAGAGCGGCAGCGAGGGGCGCTTCTGGTCGGGTCACAGCAACGACAGCGAACAGAGCCTCTCTCCGTCCGACCGGGGGTCTCCGTCGTCCCCCCGAGAGGGTCTGGAGGCACTTGACTCTGCAGCTTTGCagtctgtcctggagtgtgtggACCGGATAACCCCGGCCCTGTCCAAGAGTGACCCCGCAGAGGTCAAAGAGCAGCTGAAGACCAATAAGAAACTTGCAAAGATGATTAGCCACATCTTTGATATGAGTGATGATGATCCAAGGAGAGCGGAGGAGGTCAGGAAGTATAGCGCCATCTACGGACGCTTCGACTCGAAGAGGAGGGACGGCAAACAACTGACGCTTCATGAG CTGACAGTGAACGAAGCAGCAGCCCAGCTGTGTATGAGAGACGTGGTGCTACTGACTCGTAGAGACGAGCTGTTTGGTCTGGCCAGGCAGATCTCCAGAGAGGTCACCTACAAATACACCTATAGGACCAGCAA GTCTCGCTGCGGCGACAGAGATGAGCCATCTCCTAAAAGAATCAAGACAGAGGAGAACTTCTTTGACATCCAGGAGGCTCTGCAGGCCATCCACATGAGACAGGGCATACTGAGAGAACAGCTAGCCTGCGCCaagtccaaaggagaggagatagtTGGGAGAAACCTTCAG GTGCAGTTGGACCGTCTGTTAGCCAGACAGATGGAGATTCTCCATGATGCCGCGGTACAGGAGAGGTTACATGCTCTGGACTGGAGGATACCTGCAGGGGCTTTGAAGTACCTCAGCGAGGCTCCAGGCACCAACGGCACGTCGGTAGACAAAAGCACAGAGCACCAAGGTAACG ACGAGCGACCAATGAACTTGCGGATGCCCAGTAAGAGTGTGGCGGAGGGGGAGCTTCCCCTGGGGAAGCAGCTAGCCAATGAGCTCAAACGATTCCATAACAACCATAACACAGATGAGGCCAAAGCACCAGCAACAG AAAATGGATCCTCGCATCAAGCGGCCAACCACACTGACAGGAAGACCATTAAATCAGAACCAGAGGATTCCACATAG
- the LOC112253902 gene encoding NGFI-A-binding protein 1 isoform X2, whose translation MAAALPRTLGELQLYRILQRANLLYYYEAFIQQGGDDVQQLCEAGEEEFLEIMALVGMASKPLHVRRLQKSLRDWVTNPTLFNQPLTSVPVCSIPVYKLPEGSPTPVGAERGGNNSARGETHVKVPKIIAATCLDPGKLEVARDRVSGGSPLQSGSEGRFWSGHSNDSEQSLSPSDRGSPSSPREGLEALDSAALQSVLECVDRITPALSKSDPAEVKEQLKTNKKLAKMISHIFDMSDDDPRRAEEVRKYSAIYGRFDSKRRDGKQLTLHELTVNEAAAQLCMRDVVLLTRRDELFGLARQISREVTYKYTYRTSKSRCGDRDEPSPKRIKTEENFFDIQEALQAIHMRQGILREQLACAKSKGEEIVGRNLQVQLDRLLARQMEILHDAAVQERLHALDWRIPAGALKYLSEAPGTNGTSVDKSTEHQDERPMNLRMPSKSVAEGELPLGKQLANELKRFHNNHNTDEAKAPATENGSSHQAANHTDRKTIKSEPEDST comes from the exons ATGGCGGCAGCGTTGCCCAGAACTCTGGGGGAGCTGCAGCTCTACCGAATCCTCCAGAGGGCCAACCTGCTGTACTACTACGAGGCCTTCATCCAGCAGGGAGGAGATGACGTGCAGCAGCTCTGTGAGGCCGGGGAGGAGGAGTTCCTAGAGATTATGGCTCTGGTGGGCATGGCCAGCAAGCCCCTGCACGTCCGGAGGCTCCAGAAATCCCTGCGAGACTGGGTCACCAATCCAACGTTGTTTAATCAGCCCCTGACATCTGTACCGGTGTGTAGTATACCAGTCTATAAGTTACCCGAGGGGTCACCCACGCCAGTCGGCGCGGAGCGAGGGGGTAACAACAGCGCCCGTGGCGAGACCCATGTCAAGGTTCCCAAAATCATAGCTGCGACATGTCTGGATCCAGGAAAGCTGGAAGTGGCCAGGGACAGAGTGTCAGGGGGGTCTCCGCTGCAGAGCGGCAGCGAGGGGCGCTTCTGGTCGGGTCACAGCAACGACAGCGAACAGAGCCTCTCTCCGTCCGACCGGGGGTCTCCGTCGTCCCCCCGAGAGGGTCTGGAGGCACTTGACTCTGCAGCTTTGCagtctgtcctggagtgtgtggACCGGATAACCCCGGCCCTGTCCAAGAGTGACCCCGCAGAGGTCAAAGAGCAGCTGAAGACCAATAAGAAACTTGCAAAGATGATTAGCCACATCTTTGATATGAGTGATGATGATCCAAGGAGAGCGGAGGAGGTCAGGAAGTATAGCGCCATCTACGGACGCTTCGACTCGAAGAGGAGGGACGGCAAACAACTGACGCTTCATGAG CTGACAGTGAACGAAGCAGCAGCCCAGCTGTGTATGAGAGACGTGGTGCTACTGACTCGTAGAGACGAGCTGTTTGGTCTGGCCAGGCAGATCTCCAGAGAGGTCACCTACAAATACACCTATAGGACCAGCAA GTCTCGCTGCGGCGACAGAGATGAGCCATCTCCTAAAAGAATCAAGACAGAGGAGAACTTCTTTGACATCCAGGAGGCTCTGCAGGCCATCCACATGAGACAGGGCATACTGAGAGAACAGCTAGCCTGCGCCaagtccaaaggagaggagatagtTGGGAGAAACCTTCAG GTGCAGTTGGACCGTCTGTTAGCCAGACAGATGGAGATTCTCCATGATGCCGCGGTACAGGAGAGGTTACATGCTCTGGACTGGAGGATACCTGCAGGGGCTTTGAAGTACCTCAGCGAGGCTCCAGGCACCAACGGCACGTCGGTAGACAAAAGCACAGAGCACCAAG ACGAGCGACCAATGAACTTGCGGATGCCCAGTAAGAGTGTGGCGGAGGGGGAGCTTCCCCTGGGGAAGCAGCTAGCCAATGAGCTCAAACGATTCCATAACAACCATAACACAGATGAGGCCAAAGCACCAGCAACAG AAAATGGATCCTCGCATCAAGCGGCCAACCACACTGACAGGAAGACCATTAAATCAGAACCAGAGGATTCCACATAG
- the LOC112253775 gene encoding major facilitator superfamily domain-containing protein 6-A-like isoform X4, with the protein MEVLQGVTHASVWAACISYLSAAVPPALRTSAQGILQGLHLGLGRGCGAMVGGVFVNYFGAAETFRGIGMASLVILLIFSFIQCLTGQNEEKEDRMPAENIPVPSSPVPIATIDLMQNQNQVGVMVPLSNPSPPAKKTKHQEEQEDVNRPAWVLSGSPWVTIAFAVCQIREMYCMAKSSLPSETQPLQEQNDQNSSEYKAVETEHRATEVTTPP; encoded by the exons gtgtgacCCATGCGTCCGTTTGGGCAGCCTGTATCTCCTACCTGAGTGCCGCGGTGCCCCCAGCTCTGAGGACCTCTGCCCAGGGTATCCTCCAGGGTCTACACCTGGGGCTGGGACGGGGCTGTGGGGCCATGGTGGGGGGAGTCTTCGTCAACTATTTTG GAGCTGCAGAGACGTTCAGAGGGATTGGAATGGCTTCCCTGGTGATACTCCTCATCTTCTCCTTCATTCAATGTCTGACCGGACAGAACGAGGAaaagg AGGACAGGATGCCAGCAGAGAACATTCCGGTTCCTTCCAGTCCAGTTCCCATCGCTACCATAGACTTGATGCAGAACCAGAACCAG gTGGGTGTGATGGTGCCCCTCTCTAACCCTAGTCCCCCGGCTAAGAAGACCAAGCaccaggaggagcaggaggatgtTAACAGACCGGCCTGGGTGCTGAGTGGATCCCCCTGGGTCACCATAGCCTTCGctgtctgccagatcagagagaTGTACTGCATGGCCAAGAGTAGTCTACCCTCAGAGACACAGCCACTGCAG GAGCAAAATGATCAGAACTCTTCTGAATACAAGGCAGTGGAGACTGAACACAGAGCAACAGAAGTCACCACACCACCATAA